Within the Mucilaginibacter sp. CSA2-8R genome, the region TCTAGTGATGTACCTGATGGAGTAGAAACGGATATAGCCACAAAGCCTTGGTCTTCGGTAGGGATAAAGCCCGATTTGGTGGTGCTTACCATGTAAACGGTTAACGCAGTTACCACGGCCAGGGCACCCATGCTTAACCATTTGTGTTTAACCAGCAATTTAAGGCCGCCTACATAACGATTGGTAATATTATTAAAGGCGGTATTAAAACCAGCATAAAAACGGGTTTTAAAGTTTTGTTTAGTTTTATGCTCTCTGGCAGGTGCATGGTTGCTTTTCAAAAATAAAGCAGCCAAAGCAGGGCTCAAAGTCAACGCGTTTACGGCCGAAATAACAATGGCGATAGACATGGTAAAGGCAAACTGCCGATAAAATATACCTGTTGAGCCCGTCATGAAACCAACCGGTAAAAATACCGCTGCCATAACCAGGGTGATAGAAATAATAGCACCGGTAATTTCGTGCATGGCTTTGGTGGTTGCCACTTTAGGAGCCAGGTGCTCGTGCTCCATCTTGGCGTGTACAGCCTCTACCACCACAATGGCATCATCTACCACAATACCAATGGCCAGTACCAGTGCAAAAAGCGTAAGCAGGTTGATAGAAAAGCCAAACAGGTTCATAAAAAAGAACGTACCCAAAATAGCTACCGGGACAGCAATAGCCGGAATGAGTGTAGAGCGGAAATCCTGTAAAAAGATGAACACTACGATAAACACCAATATAAATGCCTCAACCAACGTATGCTCTACTTGGTTAATAGATTCATCCAGTGCTGTTTTAGTACGATAAAATTGGTTGTACTTTATGCCAGCCGGAAAATCTTTCGAGGCTTTTTCCATCACCTTGTCTACCGCAATTTGGATGTCGTTGGCGTTAGATCCGGCTAATTGAATTAAACCAATAGCAATACCGTCTTTACCGTTTAAGTGGGTAATACTGGAGTACGAATAAGCGCCCAATTCTACGCGGGCTACATCTTTTAGGTGCAGTATTGAGCCATCAGCATTGGCACGGATGGCAATATTATCGTAATCTTCAGGGCGGGTAAGTTTACCTTTATACTTAATAACGTACTCAAAAACTTCCTTACTGCGTTCGCCCAGTTTACCCGGCGCAGCCTCCAGGTTTTTATCCTGAATAGCAGCCATTACCTCAGCAGGCGTAATTTTGTAAGCCGCCATTTGGTTGGGGTTAAGCCATACCCGCATAGAGTAATCTTTTACACCGCCAAAAATAGAAGCCGAACCAATACCCGGAATACGTTTAATTTCGGGAATAATGTTGATTTGGGCGTAGTTGGCCACAAAGGTTTGGTCATATTTTTCAGGGTCGTCGGTGTATATACCTACTGCACCAATCAGGCTGTTTTGCTGTTTGGTGGTAGTAATACCTTGTTGTACCACCTCGGCAGGTAATTGACTGGTAGCCTGGGCCACCCGGTTTTGCACATTTACCGCAGCCTGGTCGGGGTTGGTGCCTTGTTTAAAGTAAACGGTAATGGCCAATGAGCCATCGTTACTGGCAGTTGAGCTCATATAGCTCATGTTTTCCACACCGTTGATGGATTCTTCGAGCGATGGAGCAACCGAGCGTAATACCGTTTCGGCGTTGGCACCGGGGTAAATAGCGGTAACCAATACCGCCGGTGGCGCAATATCCGGAAACTGCTGCAAAGGCAGTTTGAATAAACCCAGCACACCCACAATCACCAGTAAAATGGAGATCACGGTAGAAAGCACTGGCCGTTCTATAAATTTTTGAAACATGATGTTGAAGTTTAGTGTAAGGGTTATTTTTTAGTAACGGCAGCAATTTTATC harbors:
- a CDS encoding efflux RND transporter permease subunit, with the protein product MFQKFIERPVLSTVISILLVIVGVLGLFKLPLQQFPDIAPPAVLVTAIYPGANAETVLRSVAPSLEESINGVENMSYMSSTASNDGSLAITVYFKQGTNPDQAAVNVQNRVAQATSQLPAEVVQQGITTTKQQNSLIGAVGIYTDDPEKYDQTFVANYAQINIIPEIKRIPGIGSASIFGGVKDYSMRVWLNPNQMAAYKITPAEVMAAIQDKNLEAAPGKLGERSKEVFEYVIKYKGKLTRPEDYDNIAIRANADGSILHLKDVARVELGAYSYSSITHLNGKDGIAIGLIQLAGSNANDIQIAVDKVMEKASKDFPAGIKYNQFYRTKTALDESINQVEHTLVEAFILVFIVVFIFLQDFRSTLIPAIAVPVAILGTFFFMNLFGFSINLLTLFALVLAIGIVVDDAIVVVEAVHAKMEHEHLAPKVATTKAMHEITGAIISITLVMAAVFLPVGFMTGSTGIFYRQFAFTMSIAIVISAVNALTLSPALAALFLKSNHAPAREHKTKQNFKTRFYAGFNTAFNNITNRYVGGLKLLVKHKWLSMGALAVVTALTVYMVSTTKSGFIPTEDQGFVAISVSTPSGTSLDGTTKVLQVAEDKLRALPSSRFVTSIVGFNLLTNSNSPSAAVAFVLLKPNEERGKVKDIEAIQNEIRGQLAAVSGGTFFVFSFPTVPGFSNVEALDFVLQDKTGGKLDKFSGIANNFIGKLMQKKEIAYAFTSFKADYPQLQLEVNDDKANQLGVSVKDILQTMQAYFGSAQASDFNRFGKYYRVVVQADIADRTDPASIDRVFVKNKQGEMVPINTLVNLTRVYGSETASRYNLFNSIQINAIPKPGYSSGDAIRAIQETAKEQLPQGFAFEFSGQTREEISSGGQSAIVFALCLVFVYFLLSAQYESYLLPLAVILSIPTGILGVFVVLGLTGIENNIYVQVALIMLIGLLAKNAILIVEFAVQRRKAGHGLIDSALEASRLRLRPIIMTSLAFVFGLFPMSIATGPSAQGNHSISMSAAGGMVSGVILGLFIIPVLFVIFQGLQERITGVPLAVLNGDNNTSADHSKPEPYQLQDY